The following nucleotide sequence is from Apium graveolens cultivar Ventura chromosome 4, ASM990537v1, whole genome shotgun sequence.
GGATTGATAGCAATCCTTCTCAATTGCGGGTTGTGGCTGCTCCCGGGAGAAGAAGAGTTGTTTACCGGGATGACTATGGTACGAACTCTTGGCGGGAAAGAATCCACGGATGCAATGTGCCTGATAGAAGATGGATTTTCCGCGATCCTGAGGGAGGTTTTCGAGTTATAGATGACAGGGAAAGGGAAACAAGAAGATGGCATGGTACTCGGGATAATCAAACAACAGCACCTTTGCGAAAAACAAGCCGCAGATTTCCTGTACGGAAGCCTTTACAAATTTCAAATTTGCCTAGAAGAAGATGGACTACCCGCGATCCATCCCATTTTCAAGCCTTTTCTTCCAGGAAAAGAAGAAGATTAACTCCTTTGGTTGCTCCTGGAGAATCCTCTTTGCGAGTTTCAAATTCCCCTAAAAGAAGATGGACTTCCCGCAATTCTTCCAATTTTCAAGCCTTTCCTTTTAGGAAAAGAAAAAGACTAGCTCCCCGAGAATCCACTTTGCAAGTTTCAGATTTCCAGAAAAGACGAAGCAAAAGACTAGCTACCCGGGTTGCTATTAGAGAATCCACTTTGCAAGTTCCAGATTTCCGGAAAAGACGAAGCGAAAGACATATTAGAGAATCCACTTCGCAAGTTTCAGATTTCCAGAGACTAAGCAAAAGACTAGCTCCCCAGGTTGCTATTAGAGAATCCACTTTGCAAGTTCCAGATCTCCAGAAAAAACGAAGCAAAAGACATATTAGAGAATCCACCTCGCAAGTTTCAGATTTCCAGAGATTAAGCAAAAGACTAGCTCCCCGGGTTGATATTAGAGAATCCACTTTGCAAGTTCCAGCTTTCCAGAAAAGACGAACACACAAATTTCGTAAATGGTTTCCTTTGCGAATTTCAAATCAGTTGATGAAAAGAAGTCAGAGGAGTTATGCTTGTTTCAAGTGTAAAAAATTAGGCCACTTCGCCAGAAGGTGTCCCCAAAataaatgtttcaaatgtaaaAAACTAGGCCACTATGCCATCAGGTGTCCCCAAAACATGGCAAACAACAAGTCTAGCCTTTCTTCATCAGTTTCAGTGTTTGTGGAAAAAGACGGCTTAGAATATGCTCCCCCCTCCTTGCTTTGTCAGTGTGGTCTACGCTGTTCACTCGGAACCAGGAAAAAGAATAATCGGAAAGTGTACACTTGCCCGGTCAGTTCATTGCATTACAAATTAATGTTACTTTATAGTTTACTACTATTTCCAGATTAATTAATTACTAGAAAATGTTTCTTCTTCTTGCAGCTTAAAAGCTGCAAAACATTTAGATGGGAAGATGAGGTGAAAGAGGATGAGCTAATTAGTGTCCCAAGATGCGAGTGTGGGGCAGGATTCTGCCGCCAATATACTGAGTCAGATGGTACTGAAGTTGGTCGCAAGTATTTTGCCTGCCCTATAAAAAAGGTGATGTTTTGGCTCCATCACTGACTCTGCTTGAGTCTTACATTTTATTAGTACTTCACATGTATGGTAAATTCATTATTGTGTATTGGCATTCATGGTGTGCCTATTTTCTTGACTACCATATATCCTTGTTTTCCAGCTAAACTTGATTTGCCTACTATTTGAGTTGTAAATTCTCTTTAGTGGAAGTAGATACTAAATGTCATAAAATTCGTACACCCCAGTCCCCAGGAATAGCACATGCAACATACACTAAAACCTCTATATAATATAGTTGGGATTAGAGAATTTCATTAATCTAAAGAGGTACtaattaatcgataaataattataaatttatagaGAGTTAAGAGTTTTCCGCATTGAACAAAGGTTAATTTTAGTTATATAAATGTAACTGAAATGAACTatactaatttatttattttacgtAATTCAATGTACATTGGTTATGAATTGAATGTAAATCGACAAGATTTAGCGTTACCGTACGTGTTGATTTGAACTTTAAAAATAATGGCAAGATGGTGATAAATACTAGACGACGCCTTACACCTAAAGACTCAACGCATCAAAATACTGAATCACTTTCTATTTAGTTCGAAAGTAACACCTAAACTAAACTTTTAGATGGAAAAGGGAAGGTTATCATTAAGTTTTACGTAGATTTAAATGTtaagaaaaaataattaaatcatatatatatatatattgttctTATAGATATAATTATGAAGAATTACTAAATTAATGATATTATAGGCTCCATAAACGTATAAggcaatttttaaaaaattattatcttgTCGAAATTAGTTACTTTCTTTAACTAACCCAAGTCGGGACCGGAGAAAATATTATCTTAGAGAGGTTATAAATTTAACGAGTTTTATTTATGGAGGTTTTACTGTATACCTAAAATTTTTAGTCCGGATTAAGGAATATGTATTATGTCTAAAATATTTTACTTGAGATTGGTATATTATAAGATAATGACGTTAGGAAACCAATTTTTGCACAATGATTATGGACAGAAGTAGCCTTGAATTTCATGCAGTTTAGGAGTATTAAGTGTTAATTCTGAAATCTGGGATAATATCAGTAAGCAGAGAAGTATAGTAATTCTGAAATTTCCTAATGACAGGGGAATAGAAGGAAAAATACCCCCATTTTGATTTCACGTTCTGTGTACATATATAGCCGTCCACTCCTCTGCTTTGCACCTCAAATATTTTTCTCGAGTTGGTTGCTCATGGTCTCCACCCAAGAATCTTTTCAGTGTTTTATGTCTTggattttaatcaattatttatatattaaattgAAAATATATTGTGAAATAATAACCTACAATTTAATTTTTATGTTATTGCTTAGAATATGCCCCCATTTTGATTTCACGTTCTGTATACATATATAGCCGTCCACTCCTCTGCTTTACACCTCAAATATTTTCCTCAAGTTGGTTGCTCATGGTCTCCACCCAAGAATCTTTTCGGTGTTTTATTTCTTGGATTTTAATCAAATTTGTTATatattaaaatgaaaatatattgTGAAATGATAACCTACAAtttattttttatgttattggttAGAATATTTTCTCTTAATACAGTTTGACCTTGAAAGACCTCTAGTACAAGTGATATGATATATCGGTTATTTGTCATTTGGACTCCAAACAGATCTAATAAAGCATTGCATATTTGCATGACTTTTGTGAGAACCTTTCAGTTAACTAGATCATATTAGAATGGGGATGGATTTATTTTTGCATGATTCTTGATAACCTTTCAATGAACTAAATCGTCATTGATGTTGTAATTGAATCCCTAAGAACTTAAAGTATCCGGTATTGATTATTATGCATTTACTAGTTAACATATTGATGATGATAAATTTTCAGGGACAAGGAGCTTGTAGATTTTTAAAGTTGCTTAATGATGAATCATTGACAAATAACAGACCCGTGGAAAGAATTAACCCTCTTAAGTTTAAAGTAGGGAATTGCAGTGGTACCTTCCCTTGGAAAGATCTTCAGAAGGAGATCAGATCCAATGTATTGGACACTGTTGAATATTATCCTAATGAGAAGGAAATATCAGGTAATCAAGAGGGGGAACTGATGGAAGTAGACTTAGGGTGTAAAGAAGATACATCAAATAAAACTCCGAGAAAGTGCAACAAACGATTACGAGATGGAGCTCCAAAAAATGATAGTTCTTTTTCCAACACTGTTGTTGAGTTAGTCACTCCTCAATCCTACAGTGAAGGCGGAGATACTGAAGGCATTGCTCATGTCAGGAAGAGTATGTATCTGAGACAGACCTCTATTGAGCAAAATGTATTCCGgaatttataatatttataatattataaattataataccTCGATGACAAGTAGGGCGCCAAATTATGTACCATATTTATAATATTCCTGTTTGATAATTTGTAAGATTTTGTGGCAAAAATGAAGTATTATTAACTAAACTGTTGGATCTGTCATTAAGTTGATGTAATGGGCTCTCTACTAAGCCTTTCTTTACTTGATGCTGAGAGGATGTTTCTCCAATTCTCCTTGTAGACTGGCACATGCAATCTTGCTAACTAGAAAAGCATGGTGTGGCAGCAAGTTATGGACACCCAGTGAACTAAATTAACAATTCATATTTGGTTTAACGGTAGAAATGTCTGCTCCTCAGCAAATGTAACTCTAAAAAGTTGCAACATGACAGACAGGAACAATGAATTTAACAAGAGTTTCtgttaaaatatttttgattGTTGAAGTTACAAATTTGAATTTAGTTTGAGAAATAGTATAATATATTTTTAGAGAAGGTTTTTAGTTTGAAATGTTCAATATAATTATTACTCCAATTAAACTTTCTCTCATGATCATCTCATCTTTGAAAAGAAAGTTTTGAAGTGAAATCGATCCATATTTAACTTCGCTTTCTACTCTTTTCTTTCCTTTAAAAATCTCGGAAACAAGCTAAAAAAAAGTAAACAAACACATATATTTTCCTTTCTCTTCAAATTTAAACTCGATAACAGAGCGTCAAAGCGCTTCTTTAAATGACAGTGAAggaaaatatttttattttttttgtcgGAGAAAATGTctttatattaaattataaaaactATGTAACAGAAGGAATACATGTTTACTGTCAAAAagttaatttaataaaaaaataatgaagGAAAATATATTTCAGAAAAGTCAATTCAATTTCAAaccaaaaatatatataaataggCGAGTACTTACTTGTGAGAAACCcaaaaggcccaaaagcccaaTCCAGTTACAACATAAAACGCTACCTAGGGTTTGTTACCCTCTCTACTAGCCACTTTCTCACTCCCTTATTAATTCTTCTTCTTATTGTAAAGCTCCGCCTCCATCGTTTAGCAGCAGCAGAAGAAGAAGCTATCAACATGGTTTGTTTGTGTTTTCAATTAATTCatattcataattttaatatttattataaatttgtatactaattttgtttatttaattggTGAATATAGACTCTTTCGAATGATATAGATTTGTTGCACCCACCTGCTGATGTTGAGAAGAGAAAGCATAAGCTCAAGCGTCTCGTTCAAACCCCCAATTCCTTCTTCATGGTATTCACCTTATTCATATTtctatttttgtttttttttaacattttttaggatttattaattttatttgtGTTTGATTAGGATGTGAAATGCCAGGGATGCTTTAACATGTAAGTTTATTAATTAACATTGTTTTTTACCTTGTTTTTATTCGTTTAATTGGTTTAATGAGCTGTGATTGTTATGTCAATTGTATTGAATTTTATTTGTGTTGGAAATTGTAGAACTACTGTGTTTAGCCACTCTCAGACTGTTGTGGTGTGTGGCAACTGCCAGACAGTATTATGTCAGCCAACCGGCGGACGTGCCAGGCTTACAGAGGGATCCTCGTTTAGGAGGAAGAGCGATTGATATCGACCTTGGATTTTTGGTCAGTTGATTGGGAGATGAAATGATGCAACTTGTTTTGATATTTAATGTATTGCTACAAGTAAATTGATATTTAAGGTCGTTAAGCTGAGTTTAGTCTTGCGTGTGTTCTGTTGGTTTTTGTTGCTATGGATGAATTGATAATGTTTCGAGGTAGACTATTTGATCTTGTTGAATTTTGATGCAAGTATTAAATTTAATGTGTATCTTACAAGTAGACTTGCTATTTACCTCTGCTTTTTTTCTCATTGCCCTTTGTGTTCATGTAAGTTGATTAAAAAATTGCATCAGATTTTCTATACATATACCATCAAAAAGTCTGCTTTATTGGTTCTTCTCCAGCTGCTCGTATGATTTTATTTCCGCATTACTGCCTAATTTATCTTGGAACAGCTGAGAATATGCGCAAGTACGACACTTTGTCGCTGGTGTAAATTCTTTAGCTTTTTGTTATGATTCTTTACCAGAATATTGTTAGAGTCTGATTTATGTACACACAAAATTTGAAAGAGAGCCTGTTTAGATTCCAAAATTTTGCTTGCTCGTGGAAAGTGAGGCACTTTAGTGCTTAAATTGACCGCTCTGCAGGTTATAATTTCAGTCTTAACAATGAAAACAAGGGTTACAATGGTGGCAAGAAGTTGCTTCCCAGTTGGTAAGGGATTGCTGCAGCCAAAATTAGATATTTTTATGCCGAGGGAAGTTGGAAGGTGAGAATAATATGTGAGTTGGGATCTAAATGTCAAATCTTTAGTCATTTGTGCAGAATTTGGCCTCTCCACATTGGAAAATGGATAGGTAAAAGACATAAAAAATGGGAGGATGTTAAAATGTTTGAATAAAAATAAAGTGATTGTTAAAGCGTATCAAGAAAGTCTCTCAAATTTTACCGAgaagacttgtaaagcttatcgagaaagACTTGTAATTGTAAAGTTCATTGAGGAAGTTTTGTAATACTTAATGAAGAAGTTTTGAATAGCTTACTTAGTAAGACTTGTAAACCAAGTACTATAAATAACTCATTTAGCTAATGAAATGAAACACAACTTTCTCTCCATCTTCTATTCTCCTATATTTCCTCTACAttaaacataactaatattttcTGTCAAGATTtataacacgttatcagcacgagtCTCTGCCAACTGAAGCTTTATTCTCGAAAGAGTTACGACTTATTTTGACCCACGAGTCCCTATCAACTAAAACTATTTCATAAATGAGGTACGTTTCCttttcctcattttcttctaaatattATTACATATTTATGTTACCGATTGAGATCTATAAAGATGTCTATGCCGTCAAATAATACTATAAAGATGTCGCTGCCGTCAAGTAATAATCAAAAGTTTTCTGGCCGGATATGTCGTCGTAACTTTTGTATAAAGTTATTATTTCAACTTGCTAGTTTAAATATTATGTGACatattatatcttatttaaaatttattcaGAATGGCGAATCTTGCAAAATTATAGATTGTTGTCTTGGATGTTTCAGGAAATAATTATTTGTTATGGGTCCTTGATGCGGAATTACACCTTAGTGCTAATGGCCTAAAAGATACCATTGACCCGGAAAAAATCTCAACGGTTGAACAAAATGCAAAAGCGATTATCTTTCTTAGTCATCACATCCACGAAGATCTAAAATCTGAATACCTCACTATCAAAAATCAACTCACCATTTGGAATAATCTCAAGGATAGATTTGATCACCAGAAACTTGTTCACTTGCCATCTGCCCGATATTACTGGATTAATTTGAGGCTATAAGATTTCAAATTTGtagttgaatataattctgctcttttcaagataagctcaaaattaattttatgtggTAAAAATATTACTGATACTGAAATAATTGAAAAGACCCTCTCAATCTTTCACCCCAACACTGTGATCCTGGCTCAACAATATAGGGAGCGTAATTTTCAGAAATATGACGAGCTGATATCTCTCCTTGTGGCTGAAAAGAATAATGAgttgctactgaaaactcatcAGATACGTCCCACAAGCTCTGCCCAGTTACCTGAAGTACATAACACATTATTCCTGAAGAATGAACGTGGGAAAGGGCATAGAGGAGGACGGGGTTATGACGAAACCGTGGACGTGGAAATTTTCGTGGTTGGTTTCACAATCAATATCATTTTGGCCACCTGAAGTGGCAACGTGATGGTTACAACTCTGGCCACCAGAAATGGCAACTTGAAGTACCAAATAAAAGAAAGGCACCTCAAGAAGGAGATAACCGAGGCATCTGTCATAGGTGCGGATCTGAGGGGCACCGACAACGTACTTGTCGCACACCCAAACATCTTGTTGATATCTACGAGTCATCCAAAAGGAATAATGGAAAGAGAGTAGAAACCAACTTCGCTAATTATAATCTAGTTAATGAACCAgtcaataaggcctcaaatgaaATAGACACTGGTGCTAATCTTTATTATGGTTTAGACGACTAGACTTCATATGTATTGTCTTGCTTTACTTATTTTCTTTGTGTTTTACTTATGTACTCATTTTATGTACTTGTTTCATGTTGTTGTTCTATGTACTcggtttgtttttaataaaaatgtTTTTCGTTTATATATGTATAGAAATGGAAGATATATGCATTGTTGACTGCGCAACCACACACACTGTTTTACATAGTCAGAAATACTTCTCACAGTTGACTAAAACCAACTCACATGTCTGGACGGTATCAGGTACATCAAATATAATATAAGGTTTTGGGAAAGCTAGTTTTCTTCTACCAAATAAGATACACATACACATATAAGAGGCTCTATACTATAGCAAGTCAACTAGAAACCTATtgagttttaaagatatccgTTTTAACGGGTTTCACGTTGAAACTACTAATGAGAATGAAAAAGAATACCTTCTTATCACCTCAAACACCGTTGACAATAAAAGGGTCCTAGAAAAATTCCACTCGATTTTTTCATGATTATATGTTACGAGTATACGAGTTCTTGAATCTCATAGTGTCAACATCCCCAAAGTCATAGACACAAAACTACTTTCCCTTTGGCACGAAAGACTCGGTCATCCAGGAGTATCTATGATGTGTCGTATCGTTGAAAATTATGTGGGACATCCTCTTAAAACTCAAAAGATAATATCCCAAGATAATCTTCATTGTTCAGCATGTTCCTTAGGAAAACTGATTATCCGACCATCCCCAGTTAAGCTTCAAATCGAATCCCCGAAATTCTTAGAAAGAATTCAAGGTGACATTTGTGGTCCTATTCATCCATTTtctggcccatttaggtacttTATGGTTTTAATTGATGCGTCAACTCGATGGTCTCATGTATGTCGACTTACAACCCGAAATACAGCCTTTGCcaaattacttgcccaaataattAAACTCCGAGCTCAATTTCCTGACCATCCCATTAAATCAATCCGACTAGATAATGCTGTTGAATATTTTACATCTGCAACTTTTAATAAATATTGTATGTCAGTAGGAATCTCAGTCGAACACCCGGTGGCTCAcgtacatacacaaaatggttTAGTAGAATCCTTAATTAAAAGACTTCAACTTATTGCCCGTCACTTACTCCTAAGGGCAAAATTACCTATATTTGTTTGGGGGCATGCAATACTTCATGCTGCAAATATAATTAGAATAAGGCCTTCTGCTTACCACAAACAATCCCCTCAAGAATTAGTTCTTGGTCAAGTACCTAATATATCTCATTTAAAAGTATTTGGTTGTGCTGTGTATGTTCCTATATCACCACCACAAAGAAATAAAATGGGACCTTAAAGAAGAATTGGTATATATGTTGGTTTTGATTCTCCATCTATTATAAGATATCTGGAACCATTAACTGGTGATGTTTTTACTGCTCGCTATGCTGATTGTCATTTTGATGAATCCATGTTCCCTAAATTAGGGGGAGATAATGATTTGCATAAATTAAATTCCGAAATATCATGGAATGCATTAGGATTAAATTCTATTGATACACTTACTAATCAATGTGAATCTGAAGTTCAAAAAATTATACATATGCAAAATATTGCTAATCAAATGCCGGATGCCTTTAGTGACTCTAGACATATTAGAAGGTCACATATATCTGCTGTTAATGCTCCGACACGAGTTGAAATCCCTACTAAGAAATCAATTTCTGAAGAATTGATTGGTGATTCAAAGCCACACCAGAAGCGTGGTAGACCTATTGGTGCAAAAGATATTGTACCACGAAAACGAAAATTGATTGGAATTGCCCCAGAAGTGGCAAAAGTTTCAAAAAATACCCCAGAAGTGGTATTTCCTCCTGAAGAGGTTCAAGCCCCTGAAGTGGCTGTAACAAAACTCCCATACGTGGGATTGCCTCCAGAAGAGAATGTTGCCCCAGAAGTGGCATATGCCCCAGAAGTGGCAAATGCTTCCACAGAAGCAAAGGTACCTGAAAATTATGAGATCTCAATGAATTATGTACATAACGCGAAATTACTGGATCATGGGAGTATTGAGGTTGGAGATGCACAAAATGCCCACCGGGCCGGGTTTTGACCGAGCCTTAAAAAgcccgggctttgaccgggccggacttttcgggctttgactttgaccgggccgggctttccgGAAATGTCAtagcccgtttgggccctcgaggcgggcctaaccgggctttttttcgggccggatcggatcgggccgggcttttttctaatttaaatcggatcgagtattattagagattccgaagaatacatgtgttagcaattagatcatcgtaaaaatgtattagtttacatgaaatattttatgaaaacattacttcgttaaaaacatttaagttcggcaaaCAATAAACATGtatatagaataatatgttttatcattgttatgataacaatgataacaatgatatcattgttatgataacaatgatatccaaatattcataacaatgatatccaaatatatatagtgtacttattatatcttctttcattatttaagcaacgaagtatataaataatattattaatcacaaatatgtaaatatatatgtgtttaaagtattatttttatttatagtaaatgtgaatttataaatatataagaaaatatattagaataatcataTTATAACCGGGCTTTTTCGGGCTTTTTATCGGGCTGGGCCGGGCCGAAGCCCGGGTTTTAACCGagccgggccgggccgggctttgcctaaaaatatagggcccgtcgaggcccgaagcccgggtcgggaccgggccgggctttgaccgggccgggctttgaccgggccgggcttgaccgggttttgaccggatcgggccgggccAAATTTTTGGGCCCGGACTTTTTATGCATCTCTAATTGAGGTTGATGATGTATATGCTTTTTCCGTGACATCTGATATTATTATGAACTCCGATCCTGTACCACAAAGTGTGGCAGAGTTCCGACACCGAGATGATTGGCCAAATGGAAAATTGCGATTCAAGAAGAATTGCAATCCTTGCGCAAGAGAAATGTATTTGGACCTGCAGTCCAAACACCAGCTGGTGTAGTCCCTGTCGGGAATATATGGGTATTTGTACGAAAACGAAATAAGAGAAATGATATTGTGAGATATAAGGCCCGGCTAGTAGCCCGGGGATTCTCTCAAAGACCTGATTTTGATTACCAGGAAACATACTCTCTTGTGATGGATGGAGTTACTTTTCATTTTCTAATGGGTATGGCTTGTATGGAAAAACTGGAAACACGTTTGATGGACGTTGTGACGGCATACCTATATGGATCATTTGATAGTGATATTTATATGAAAATTCCTGAAGGGTTAAATATTGAGGACACTAAACCTCGACATTTATATTCTGTTAAATTACAacgatcattgtatggtttgaaacaatctggtcgtatgtggtacaaCAGGCTTAGTGAATACTTATTGAATGATGGATATGTTAATAATCAAGTGTTTCCTTGCATTTTTATTAAACGATCATCAACTGGTTTTGTTATTATTGCTGTATATGCGGATGACTTGAATATTATCGGTACTACTGAAGATATTACTAATGCTCCTAACTATTTGAAAaatgagtttgaaatgaaagatcttggaagtacaagattttgtttaggtatacaggtggagcacttatcttcaggaatatttgttcatcaatcaaACTACAATGAAAAGATTCTTGATCGGTTCTACATGGACAAAACTCATCCACTAACCACGCCAATGGTTGTTCGATCACTCGAACTTGAAAAGGATCCTTTCCGTCCTAGAAAACAAGATGTAGAGACTCTTGGACCTGAAGTTCCATATCTCAGTGCAATTGGCGCTCTCATGTATCTTGCAAACAACACACGACCTGATATTGCATTTGCAGTGAACCTGTTGGCAAGATTTAGTTCTGACCCTACTAAAAGGCATTGGGATGAAATAAGACATATATTCAGATATCTTCGAGGGATAATCGatctttgttaggtcacacacacactgtagagggggtgaatacagtgtatagtacacttaaatcgaactttaagaacttaagtaacagaaaacaaactttattgaaataataaactctgttacagtatggaactgttacctctcagtgatgaacaaatatcacaagagctgctagggttacaatgaataatcttttctaataatgataacacttatagtgtaaaccctatgtctgtgtttatatactacacagttacaagataatcgctaattgatatggaatacaattctgcttcctaaaaaatatcaatcagatatcttttcttccaagtattccattcttcacggaattccttcttcatgcatatctcttcttatgtttatctcgatcttctttcctttaatcagctactgtccttatctgattgtccttcagcacttaagttctgatatctatcttctgatgattatctcctgataatataagtactgatatccttaagtcctgacttccagtataagtactgatcaacagttaagtactgatttatcctgttcacgtaacatctgaaagctaaacataaaacatattagccatgacattatcaaatatatctaacaatctcccccaacttgtaaattaacaaaatatacaagtttaacagatatttgatgatgtcaaaaacattaagtacaaatgcatgagaaatagactagataactacaacttacagtccttaaagtttttaccaatttcaacttctgataacaacttcaatctgtataaatatcagaatttaagcagttgtagatcttcgacttggcttcttcattttctgatctctctgatgtcaggagttgttctgagatagttcttcaacaaacatttctcagcatatcttagttcatcaatcattctccttttaacacctttaagctctgcagtatcttcaccagtttgaaagattgcagctctgagatcattaatctttgcttttctcaactcctggtctagtcttatgacataagctttgtcagactcaagattgaattcaagtcccttaataccaagatacgttctgatctgtgcagtattaggcttcatatcaacaatatcaccattgtgatctctgtactttggaacatatatactgtcagacttaacagaataaagccttttctgtctctgaatctgttcttttaagtagtttgcagcagtctctgttattctgtcatccacttgaagtaagaaaagtacatgctccaattcttcaaaatacttcaaaggaatggcattttgtcttatatgataaaccctaccatctgtcatgaaatacaacatgatgtattc
It contains:
- the LOC141721354 gene encoding uncharacterized protein LOC141721354, whose product is MLSNNNYPNYIPAAMLYSSSPGYNFQFRDCRPNYLVPVSRYYYYYYYYPDSQQHMNHRLITANPPRTLFRRSHEFQDPDDPEPYSPRVLARRENMSNEFQDDPEPYSRRVLARRENMSNEFQDDPEPYSRRVLARRENMSRENMSNEFQDDPGTTWRQRTSWIDSNPSQLRVVAAPGRRRVVYRDDYGTNSWRERIHGCNVPDRRWIFRDPEGGFRVIDDRERETRRWHGTRDNQTTAPLRKTSRRFPVRKPLQISNLPRRRWTTRDPSHFQAFSSRKRRRLTPLVAPGESSLRVSNSPKRRWTSRNSSNFQAFPFRKRKRLAPRESTLQVSDFQKRRSKRLATRVAIRESTLQVPDFRKRRSERHIRESTSQVSDFQRLSKRLAPQVAIRESTLQVPDLQKKRSKRHIRESTSQVSDFQRLSKRLAPRVDIRESTLQVPAFQKRRTHKFRKWFPLRISNQLMKRSQRSYACFKCKKLGHFARRCPQNKCFKCKKLGHYAIRCPQNMANNKSSLSSSVSVFVEKDGLEYAPPSLLCQCGLRCSLGTRKKNNRKVYTCPLKSCKTFRWEDEVKEDELISVPRCECGAGFCRQYTESDGTEVGRKYFACPIKKGQGACRFLKLLNDESLTNNRPVERINPLKFKVGNCSGTFPWKDLQKEIRSNVLDTVEYYPNEKEISGNQEGELMEVDLGCKEDTSNKTPRKCNKRLRDGAPKNDSSFSNTVVELVTPQSYSEGGDTEGIAHVRKSMYLRQTSIEQNVFRNL
- the LOC141721355 gene encoding small ribosomal subunit protein eS27y — its product is MTLSNDIDLLHPPADVEKRKHKLKRLVQTPNSFFMDVKCQGCFNITTVFSHSQTVVVCGNCQTVLCQPTGGRARLTEGSSFRRKSD